In the genome of Pseudonocardia cypriaca, the window GCTGGCCGAGGAGGTCGCGGCGCGGGGCGCGGTGCTGGTCGACGCGCCCGTCTCCGGCGGTGTCTCCGGTGCCACCGCCGGCACGATGACGATCATGGTGGGCGGGCCGAAGGACGTCGTCGCCCCGCTCGGGCCGTTCTTCGCCGTGCTCGGGCGGATGCGCCACGTCGGCCCGGTGGGCGCGGGCCACGCGCTCAAGGCGCTCAACAACCTGATGTCCGCGGCGCACCTGCTGGCCAGCTCGGAGGCGCTGCTCGCCGGGCAGCGGTTCGGGCTGGACCCCGCCGTGATGCTGGACGCCGTCAACGGCTCGAGCGGGCGCAGCGGGTCCACCGAGAACAAGTGGCCGAACTTCGTGCTGCCCGGCACGTTCGACTCCGGGTTCGCCCTCGGGCTCATGCTCAAGGACATCCGGATCGCGCTCGGCCTCGCCGAGGCGACCGGGGCGCCGTCGGCGCTCGCCGCGCGCACGGTCGAGCTGTGGACGGAGGCGGCCGCGGCGCTGGGCCCCGCTGCGGACCACACGGAGATCGTGCGATGGTTGCGGCAGGAGAGGGGAGGGTGAGCGTGGACGGCAG includes:
- a CDS encoding NAD(P)-dependent oxidoreductase, encoding MGEHAGLPPAVGFVGLGRMGTPMVQRLAAAGVAVRGYDTASRPELAGVVTLVEEAALVADGVPVVVLMLPDSAAVEAVALGAGLLDALAPGTVLVDMGSSEPLRTRALAEEVAARGAVLVDAPVSGGVSGATAGTMTIMVGGPKDVVAPLGPFFAVLGRMRHVGPVGAGHALKALNNLMSAAHLLASSEALLAGQRFGLDPAVMLDAVNGSSGRSGSTENKWPNFVLPGTFDSGFALGLMLKDIRIALGLAEATGAPSALAARTVELWTEAAAALGPAADHTEIVRWLRQERGG